A genome region from Microplitis demolitor isolate Queensland-Clemson2020A chromosome 1, iyMicDemo2.1a, whole genome shotgun sequence includes the following:
- the LOC103569573 gene encoding fibroblast growth factor receptor substrate 2 isoform X4 gives MLHLIKKSMGCVNSRTDINDLHPNIFQVMNVDDLGNLITPGRLEVTETDIVLYQRGRQPVKWPLRCLRRYGYDSEIFSFESGRRCSTGPGIYAFKCRRADQLFNLVQTNIQVCNNGDDAISRDLSIPSHSGPTITRTTIPNEPNYLDPTPLRPNGRVNPRFSHSQQNGVGRLGSVGSSSGPISPQGTMSSPSPPPMMLPPPPPVPQPHPSALYVNDDVLSSMALELEHNNNKSLRRMQRSCTVSSTTSSSGFTSDTIGILNQEVHNHNRPPPLPMASYMNVDLSNDVSPLSPSHSTCISTALKEDTSETDNSRHAYMNINPSQENIIECSNNQRTRLPALPILPPSLPIDWDDNNSRHCYANLEPKEIDNLRNKFTGVSVSSNDKLTTVPSTPPVEAIREVNYAVLDLDQNSISTSVSDNTGVTGMGSSANTPATNAVPSPPESPNKPQKGYATIDFNKTAALSHSVNPNGVNDNEGSRKTRHNSTINDLATPSRQSSSISE, from the exons ATGTTGCATTTG aTTAAAAAAAGCATGGGTTGTGTTAATAGCCGTACAGACATAAATGATTTGCATCCAAATATATTCCAAGTTATGAATGTTGATGATTTGGGTAATCTGATAACTCCAGGAAGATTAGAAGTTACTGAAACAGATATTGTACTGTACCAAAGAGGAAGACAACCAGTAAAATGGCCATTGAGATGCTTGAGAAGATATGGCTACGATTcggaaatttttagttttgaatCTGGTAGAAGATGCTCGACTGGTCCTGGTATTTATGCATTTAAATGCCGTCGAgctgatcaattatttaaccTTGTACAAACAAACATACAG gtTTGTAATAATGGCGACGATGCAATATCTCGTGACCTCTCAATCCCTTCACATTCCGGTCCAACGATAACACGTACGACAATACCAAATGAGCCAAATTACCTCGATCCAACACCACTAAGGCCTAACGGTCGTGTAAATCCACGATTTTCTCACAGTCAACAGAATGGAGTCGGTAGACTAGGAAGTGTAGGCAGTAGTAGTGGTCCAATATCACCACAAGGTACCATGAGTTCACCATCACCACCTCCAATGATGTTGCCACCACCTCCTCCTGTTCCACAACCTCATCCGTCCGCGTTGTATGTCAACGACGATGTCTTATCGTCGATGGCACTTGAATTGGagcataataataacaagagTTTACGAAGAATGCAgag aTCTTGCACAGTAAGCAGTACGACGTCGAGTAGTGGGTTTACATCAGATACAATAGGAATATTAAATCAAGAAGTTCACAATCATAATCGACCGCCACCATTGCCAATGGCCTCGTATATGAATGTAGATTTAAGCAATGACGTCAGCCCACTTTCGCCTTCACACAGTACTTGTATTTCAACAGCATTAAAAGAAGACACTAGTGAGACAGATAATTCACGACATGCCTATATGAATATAAACCccagtcaagaaaatattatcgAGTGCTCAAATAATCAACGCACACGACTGCCGGCATTGCCAATATTACCACCGTCTCTTCCAATTGATTGGGATGATAATAATTCCCGTCACTGCTATGCTAATCTTGAGCCCAAAGAGATTGATAATTTGcgtaataaatttactggAGTGTCTGTTAGtagtaatgataaattaacaaCTGTACCATCAACTCCACCTGTTGAAGCTATACGGGAAGTTAATTATGCCGTATTGGATTTAGATCAGAACAGTATTTCTACGTCAGTGTCTGACAATACTGGAGTAACTGGCATGGGTAGTTCTGCTAATACGCCCGCTACTAATGCGGTACCATCACCACCAGAGTCACCCAATAAACCACAAAAAGGATACGCGACCATAGATTTCAATAAAACGGCAGCGCTTTCACATTCTGTTAATCCTAATGGTGTTAATGATAATGAGGGCTCCAGAAAAACACGACACAATTCAACTATCAACGACTTAGCAACTCCGTCAAGACAAAGCTCTTCGATAAGTGAGTGA
- the LOC103569573 gene encoding fibroblast growth factor receptor substrate 2 isoform X2 has protein sequence MLHLIKKSMGCVNSRTDINDLHPNIFQVMNVDDLGNLITPGRLEVTETDIVLYQRGRQPVKWPLRCLRRYGYDSEIFSFESGRRCSTGPGIYAFKCRRADQLFNLVQTNIQVCNNGDDAISRDLSIPSHSGPTITRTTIPNEPNYLDPTPLRPNGRVNPRFSHSQQNGVGRLGSVGSSSGPISPQGTMSSPSPPPMMLPPPPPVPQPHPSALYVNDDVLSSMALELEHNNNKSLRRMQRSCTVSSTTSSSGFTSDTIGILNQEVHNHNRPPPLPMASYMNVDLSNDVSPLSPSHSTCISTALKEDTSETDNSRHAYMNINPSQENIIECSNNQRTRLPALPILPPSLPIDWDDNNSRHCYANLEPKEIDNLRNKFTGVSVSSNDKLTTVPSTPPVEAIREVNYAVLDLDQNSISTSVSDNTGVTGMGSSANTPATNAVPSPPESPNKPQKGYATIDFNKTAALSHSVNPNGVNDNEGSRKTRHNSTINDLATPSRQSSSIRLSYNIKLTFKFLDEPDVATDGV, from the exons ATGTTGCATTTG aTTAAAAAAAGCATGGGTTGTGTTAATAGCCGTACAGACATAAATGATTTGCATCCAAATATATTCCAAGTTATGAATGTTGATGATTTGGGTAATCTGATAACTCCAGGAAGATTAGAAGTTACTGAAACAGATATTGTACTGTACCAAAGAGGAAGACAACCAGTAAAATGGCCATTGAGATGCTTGAGAAGATATGGCTACGATTcggaaatttttagttttgaatCTGGTAGAAGATGCTCGACTGGTCCTGGTATTTATGCATTTAAATGCCGTCGAgctgatcaattatttaaccTTGTACAAACAAACATACAG gtTTGTAATAATGGCGACGATGCAATATCTCGTGACCTCTCAATCCCTTCACATTCCGGTCCAACGATAACACGTACGACAATACCAAATGAGCCAAATTACCTCGATCCAACACCACTAAGGCCTAACGGTCGTGTAAATCCACGATTTTCTCACAGTCAACAGAATGGAGTCGGTAGACTAGGAAGTGTAGGCAGTAGTAGTGGTCCAATATCACCACAAGGTACCATGAGTTCACCATCACCACCTCCAATGATGTTGCCACCACCTCCTCCTGTTCCACAACCTCATCCGTCCGCGTTGTATGTCAACGACGATGTCTTATCGTCGATGGCACTTGAATTGGagcataataataacaagagTTTACGAAGAATGCAgag aTCTTGCACAGTAAGCAGTACGACGTCGAGTAGTGGGTTTACATCAGATACAATAGGAATATTAAATCAAGAAGTTCACAATCATAATCGACCGCCACCATTGCCAATGGCCTCGTATATGAATGTAGATTTAAGCAATGACGTCAGCCCACTTTCGCCTTCACACAGTACTTGTATTTCAACAGCATTAAAAGAAGACACTAGTGAGACAGATAATTCACGACATGCCTATATGAATATAAACCccagtcaagaaaatattatcgAGTGCTCAAATAATCAACGCACACGACTGCCGGCATTGCCAATATTACCACCGTCTCTTCCAATTGATTGGGATGATAATAATTCCCGTCACTGCTATGCTAATCTTGAGCCCAAAGAGATTGATAATTTGcgtaataaatttactggAGTGTCTGTTAGtagtaatgataaattaacaaCTGTACCATCAACTCCACCTGTTGAAGCTATACGGGAAGTTAATTATGCCGTATTGGATTTAGATCAGAACAGTATTTCTACGTCAGTGTCTGACAATACTGGAGTAACTGGCATGGGTAGTTCTGCTAATACGCCCGCTACTAATGCGGTACCATCACCACCAGAGTCACCCAATAAACCACAAAAAGGATACGCGACCATAGATTTCAATAAAACGGCAGCGCTTTCACATTCTGTTAATCCTAATGGTGTTAATGATAATGAGGGCTCCAGAAAAACACGACACAATTCAACTATCAACGACTTAGCAACTCCGTCAAGACAAAGCTCTTCGATAA
- the LOC103569573 gene encoding fibroblast growth factor receptor substrate 2 isoform X3, which yields MLHLIKKSMGCVNSRTDINDLHPNIFQVMNVDDLGNLITPGRLEVTETDIVLYQRGRQPVKWPLRCLRRYGYDSEIFSFESGRRCSTGPGIYAFKCRRADQLFNLVQTNIQVCNNGDDAISRDLSIPSHSGPTITRTTIPNEPNYLDPTPLRPNGRVNPRFSHSQQNGVGRLGSVGSSSGPISPQGTMSSPSPPPMMLPPPPPVPQPHPSALYVNDDVLSSMALELEHNNNKSLRRMQRSCTVSSTTSSSGFTSDTIGILNQEVHNHNRPPPLPMASYMNVDLSNDVSPLSPSHSTCISTALKEDTSETDNSRHAYMNINPSQENIIECSNNQRTRLPALPILPPSLPIDWDDNNSRHCYANLEPKEIDNLRNKFTGVSVSSNDKLTTVPSTPPVEAIREVNYAVLDLDQNSISTSVSDNTGVTGMGSSANTPATNAVPSPPESPNKPQKGYATIDFNKTAALSHSVNPNGVNDNEGSRKTRHNSTINDLATPSRQSSSIILNQS from the exons ATGTTGCATTTG aTTAAAAAAAGCATGGGTTGTGTTAATAGCCGTACAGACATAAATGATTTGCATCCAAATATATTCCAAGTTATGAATGTTGATGATTTGGGTAATCTGATAACTCCAGGAAGATTAGAAGTTACTGAAACAGATATTGTACTGTACCAAAGAGGAAGACAACCAGTAAAATGGCCATTGAGATGCTTGAGAAGATATGGCTACGATTcggaaatttttagttttgaatCTGGTAGAAGATGCTCGACTGGTCCTGGTATTTATGCATTTAAATGCCGTCGAgctgatcaattatttaaccTTGTACAAACAAACATACAG gtTTGTAATAATGGCGACGATGCAATATCTCGTGACCTCTCAATCCCTTCACATTCCGGTCCAACGATAACACGTACGACAATACCAAATGAGCCAAATTACCTCGATCCAACACCACTAAGGCCTAACGGTCGTGTAAATCCACGATTTTCTCACAGTCAACAGAATGGAGTCGGTAGACTAGGAAGTGTAGGCAGTAGTAGTGGTCCAATATCACCACAAGGTACCATGAGTTCACCATCACCACCTCCAATGATGTTGCCACCACCTCCTCCTGTTCCACAACCTCATCCGTCCGCGTTGTATGTCAACGACGATGTCTTATCGTCGATGGCACTTGAATTGGagcataataataacaagagTTTACGAAGAATGCAgag aTCTTGCACAGTAAGCAGTACGACGTCGAGTAGTGGGTTTACATCAGATACAATAGGAATATTAAATCAAGAAGTTCACAATCATAATCGACCGCCACCATTGCCAATGGCCTCGTATATGAATGTAGATTTAAGCAATGACGTCAGCCCACTTTCGCCTTCACACAGTACTTGTATTTCAACAGCATTAAAAGAAGACACTAGTGAGACAGATAATTCACGACATGCCTATATGAATATAAACCccagtcaagaaaatattatcgAGTGCTCAAATAATCAACGCACACGACTGCCGGCATTGCCAATATTACCACCGTCTCTTCCAATTGATTGGGATGATAATAATTCCCGTCACTGCTATGCTAATCTTGAGCCCAAAGAGATTGATAATTTGcgtaataaatttactggAGTGTCTGTTAGtagtaatgataaattaacaaCTGTACCATCAACTCCACCTGTTGAAGCTATACGGGAAGTTAATTATGCCGTATTGGATTTAGATCAGAACAGTATTTCTACGTCAGTGTCTGACAATACTGGAGTAACTGGCATGGGTAGTTCTGCTAATACGCCCGCTACTAATGCGGTACCATCACCACCAGAGTCACCCAATAAACCACAAAAAGGATACGCGACCATAGATTTCAATAAAACGGCAGCGCTTTCACATTCTGTTAATCCTAATGGTGTTAATGATAATGAGGGCTCCAGAAAAACACGACACAATTCAACTATCAACGACTTAGCAACTCCGTCAAGACAAAGCTCTTCGATAA
- the LOC103569573 gene encoding fibroblast growth factor receptor substrate 2 isoform X1 yields the protein MLHLIKKSMGCVNSRTDINDLHPNIFQVMNVDDLGNLITPGRLEVTETDIVLYQRGRQPVKWPLRCLRRYGYDSEIFSFESGRRCSTGPGIYAFKCRRADQLFNLVQTNIQVCNNGDDAISRDLSIPSHSGPTITRTTIPNEPNYLDPTPLRPNGRVNPRFSHSQQNGVGRLGSVGSSSGPISPQGTMSSPSPPPMMLPPPPPVPQPHPSALYVNDDVLSSMALELEHNNNKSLRRMQRSCTVSSTTSSSGFTSDTIGILNQEVHNHNRPPPLPMASYMNVDLSNDVSPLSPSHSTCISTALKEDTSETDNSRHAYMNINPSQENIIECSNNQRTRLPALPILPPSLPIDWDDNNSRHCYANLEPKEIDNLRNKFTGVSVSSNDKLTTVPSTPPVEAIREVNYAVLDLDQNSISTSVSDNTGVTGMGSSANTPATNAVPSPPESPNKPQKGYATIDFNKTAALSHSVNPNGVNDNEGSRKTRHNSTINDLATPSRQSSSITLGLPLNLTTGGNAIFDKSTLSFVLSICFFFLASQI from the exons ATGTTGCATTTG aTTAAAAAAAGCATGGGTTGTGTTAATAGCCGTACAGACATAAATGATTTGCATCCAAATATATTCCAAGTTATGAATGTTGATGATTTGGGTAATCTGATAACTCCAGGAAGATTAGAAGTTACTGAAACAGATATTGTACTGTACCAAAGAGGAAGACAACCAGTAAAATGGCCATTGAGATGCTTGAGAAGATATGGCTACGATTcggaaatttttagttttgaatCTGGTAGAAGATGCTCGACTGGTCCTGGTATTTATGCATTTAAATGCCGTCGAgctgatcaattatttaaccTTGTACAAACAAACATACAG gtTTGTAATAATGGCGACGATGCAATATCTCGTGACCTCTCAATCCCTTCACATTCCGGTCCAACGATAACACGTACGACAATACCAAATGAGCCAAATTACCTCGATCCAACACCACTAAGGCCTAACGGTCGTGTAAATCCACGATTTTCTCACAGTCAACAGAATGGAGTCGGTAGACTAGGAAGTGTAGGCAGTAGTAGTGGTCCAATATCACCACAAGGTACCATGAGTTCACCATCACCACCTCCAATGATGTTGCCACCACCTCCTCCTGTTCCACAACCTCATCCGTCCGCGTTGTATGTCAACGACGATGTCTTATCGTCGATGGCACTTGAATTGGagcataataataacaagagTTTACGAAGAATGCAgag aTCTTGCACAGTAAGCAGTACGACGTCGAGTAGTGGGTTTACATCAGATACAATAGGAATATTAAATCAAGAAGTTCACAATCATAATCGACCGCCACCATTGCCAATGGCCTCGTATATGAATGTAGATTTAAGCAATGACGTCAGCCCACTTTCGCCTTCACACAGTACTTGTATTTCAACAGCATTAAAAGAAGACACTAGTGAGACAGATAATTCACGACATGCCTATATGAATATAAACCccagtcaagaaaatattatcgAGTGCTCAAATAATCAACGCACACGACTGCCGGCATTGCCAATATTACCACCGTCTCTTCCAATTGATTGGGATGATAATAATTCCCGTCACTGCTATGCTAATCTTGAGCCCAAAGAGATTGATAATTTGcgtaataaatttactggAGTGTCTGTTAGtagtaatgataaattaacaaCTGTACCATCAACTCCACCTGTTGAAGCTATACGGGAAGTTAATTATGCCGTATTGGATTTAGATCAGAACAGTATTTCTACGTCAGTGTCTGACAATACTGGAGTAACTGGCATGGGTAGTTCTGCTAATACGCCCGCTACTAATGCGGTACCATCACCACCAGAGTCACCCAATAAACCACAAAAAGGATACGCGACCATAGATTTCAATAAAACGGCAGCGCTTTCACATTCTGTTAATCCTAATGGTGTTAATGATAATGAGGGCTCCAGAAAAACACGACACAATTCAACTATCAACGACTTAGCAACTCCGTCAAGACAAAGCTCTTCGATAA